One Actinomadura viridis genomic region harbors:
- a CDS encoding acyl-CoA desaturase — protein sequence MSAPARRPPPPVAGTVAVSAGRRGAYLIVLVLLPQVALAGAVAALWGRGIGPRDLVIAAVMYAVSIFGISVGYHRLLTHRSFRCRRPLRIALAFAGGLALQGPASLWAAEHRRHHKYADRPGDPHSPWAYGEDGRALLRGLLHAHVGWFYTARRRSDRRHWVPDLLADPDIRRLDALYPVTVAASFLLPAAAGGLWAGSWAGAWTALFWGGLVRYAVVHHVTWSVNSVAHTFGERGFGTRDRSSDVWWVALLTFGEGWHNWHHADPTCARHGVRKGQLDPSARLIRLFERAGWASEVRWPDPRRMAARRLRPDD from the coding sequence ATGTCCGCACCCGCCCGCCGGCCCCCGCCCCCGGTGGCCGGCACCGTCGCCGTGTCGGCCGGCCGCCGCGGCGCCTACCTGATCGTGCTGGTGCTGCTGCCCCAGGTGGCGCTGGCCGGGGCGGTGGCCGCTCTGTGGGGACGGGGCATCGGCCCGCGCGACCTGGTGATCGCGGCCGTGATGTACGCGGTCAGCATCTTCGGCATCAGCGTCGGCTACCACCGGCTGCTGACGCATCGCTCGTTCAGGTGCCGCCGCCCGCTGCGGATCGCGCTGGCCTTCGCCGGCGGCCTGGCCCTGCAGGGGCCCGCCTCCCTGTGGGCGGCCGAGCATCGCAGGCACCACAAGTACGCCGACCGGCCCGGCGACCCGCACTCCCCGTGGGCGTACGGCGAGGACGGGCGGGCCTTGCTGCGCGGGCTGCTGCACGCCCACGTGGGCTGGTTCTACACCGCCCGCCGCCGTTCGGACCGCCGGCACTGGGTCCCCGACCTGCTGGCGGACCCGGACATCCGGCGGCTGGACGCGCTGTACCCGGTCACCGTGGCGGCGTCGTTCCTGCTCCCCGCCGCCGCGGGCGGGTTGTGGGCGGGGTCGTGGGCCGGTGCGTGGACGGCGCTGTTCTGGGGCGGGCTGGTCCGCTACGCCGTCGTGCACCACGTGACCTGGTCGGTCAACTCCGTCGCGCACACGTTCGGCGAGCGCGGGTTCGGCACCCGCGACCGCTCCTCCGACGTGTGGTGGGTGGCGTTGCTGACGTTCGGCGAGGGCTGGCACAACTGGCACCACGCCGATCCCACCTGCGCCCGCCACGGCGTCCGCAAGGGGCAGCTCGACCCGAGCGCGCGGCTGATCCGGTTGTTCGAACGCGCCGGCTGGGCGTCCGAGGTGCGCTGGCCCGACCCCCGTCGGATGGCCGCACGCCGCCTGCGGCCCGACGACTAG
- a CDS encoding TetR/AcrR family transcriptional regulator — translation MPTSAAGPRRRADAERSIARIVAAARETLSGDPSASVDDVAKAAGVGRMTLYGHFRTRAELVEAALTDALRAGEEALSAVDLTGGARDALARLLDSSWSLVAESAALLTAAQGTLPAGRVRKLHAAPAKRVEDLIRRGQDEGVFRTDLPLTWLVNVVHYVLQGAAEENRAKRLKREDTARVVTATVQSILAAPSEGPNGTR, via the coding sequence ATGCCTACCTCCGCTGCCGGCCCGCGCCGGCGCGCCGACGCCGAACGCAGCATCGCCCGCATCGTCGCCGCGGCGCGCGAGACCCTGAGCGGCGATCCGTCCGCGAGCGTCGACGACGTCGCCAAGGCCGCCGGAGTGGGCCGGATGACGCTCTACGGCCACTTCCGGACCCGGGCGGAGCTGGTCGAGGCCGCCCTCACCGACGCGCTGCGGGCCGGTGAGGAGGCGCTGTCGGCCGTCGATCTCACCGGGGGCGCGCGGGACGCCCTGGCCCGGTTGCTCGACTCCAGCTGGTCGCTGGTCGCCGAGTCCGCGGCGCTGCTGACGGCGGCCCAGGGGACCCTCCCCGCCGGACGCGTCCGCAAGCTGCACGCCGCCCCCGCCAAACGCGTCGAAGACCTCATCCGCCGTGGCCAGGACGAGGGTGTGTTCCGTACCGACCTGCCGCTCACCTGGCTGGTCAACGTCGTGCACTACGTCCTGCAAGGCGCCGCGGAGGAGAACCGCGCCAAGCGCCTGAAGAGGGAGGACACCGCCCGCGTCGTCACCGCGACCGTGCAGTCGATCCTGGCCGCGCCCTCGGAGGGACCGAACGGAACGAGGTGA
- a CDS encoding MFS transporter — translation MSASSSPPAARRWWALALIALAQFMVIMDTSIIGVALPRMREDLGFSQENLSWVFNAYVVAFGGLLLLGGRLSDLFGARRLFGTGWIVLLAGSAVAGAAGTVAVELAGRALQGAGAALIAPAALTLLMTLFGSDPRELTKALALYGAAAPAGGTAGVFLGGVVTEYASWPWVFYINIPIAVLALVAAPRLMPAGGGGARGSIDVIGALTVTLGLGALVYAVVRAPEVGWASAATWGVLVAGLVLLGVFLALQATRRRPLMPLSIFRTPGLGAANLAQVLLGAAWIPMWFFLNLYLQQVLGYNAFPSGAALLPMTALIMIGMIVLAPRAIGRFGPKAVTVAGLAVLAAGMGWLSLIRPDGTFWVDVLPASLVAALGMSLAFIPSLGTAISSARPEEGGLASGIVNTGYQVGSALGLAAMTAVAASRGARELGDPAALTGGFSAAFAGAGLIALAGAVLAAVTLRSPRPEPRPESRPGSRPASSAGREGAGSR, via the coding sequence ATGTCCGCCTCATCGTCACCCCCGGCCGCGCGCCGGTGGTGGGCCCTGGCCCTGATCGCGCTGGCGCAGTTCATGGTGATCATGGACACCTCGATCATCGGGGTGGCGCTGCCCCGGATGCGGGAGGACCTGGGGTTCTCCCAGGAGAACCTCTCGTGGGTCTTCAACGCCTACGTCGTCGCCTTCGGCGGCCTCCTGCTCCTCGGCGGGCGGCTGTCGGACCTGTTCGGCGCCCGCAGGCTGTTCGGTACCGGGTGGATCGTCCTGCTCGCCGGTTCGGCCGTGGCCGGAGCCGCCGGGACGGTGGCGGTCGAGCTGGCCGGACGGGCGCTGCAGGGCGCCGGCGCCGCCCTCATCGCGCCCGCCGCCCTCACCCTGCTGATGACGCTGTTCGGGTCCGACCCGCGCGAGCTGACCAAGGCCCTGGCCCTGTACGGCGCGGCCGCCCCCGCCGGAGGCACCGCCGGGGTCTTCCTGGGCGGGGTCGTCACCGAGTACGCGTCCTGGCCGTGGGTGTTCTACATCAACATCCCGATCGCCGTCCTCGCGCTGGTGGCCGCCCCGCGGCTGATGCCCGCCGGCGGCGGTGGCGCACGCGGTTCCATCGACGTGATCGGCGCGCTGACCGTCACCCTCGGCCTGGGCGCTCTGGTGTACGCCGTGGTGCGCGCCCCCGAGGTGGGCTGGGCCTCGGCCGCGACCTGGGGCGTCCTGGTGGCGGGCCTGGTGCTCCTGGGCGTCTTCCTGGCGCTCCAGGCGACCCGCCGCCGGCCGCTGATGCCGCTGTCGATCTTCCGTACGCCGGGGCTGGGCGCGGCCAACCTGGCCCAGGTCCTGCTGGGAGCGGCGTGGATCCCGATGTGGTTCTTCCTGAACCTCTACCTGCAGCAGGTGCTGGGCTACAACGCCTTCCCCTCGGGCGCCGCGCTGCTGCCGATGACCGCGCTCATCATGATCGGGATGATCGTCCTGGCGCCGCGCGCCATCGGCCGCTTCGGCCCCAAGGCGGTCACCGTGGCCGGGCTGGCGGTCCTGGCGGCGGGCATGGGCTGGCTGTCGCTGATCCGTCCGGACGGCACCTTCTGGGTGGACGTCCTGCCCGCCTCCCTGGTCGCGGCGCTGGGCATGTCACTGGCCTTCATCCCCTCGCTGGGCACCGCGATCTCCTCGGCCCGGCCCGAGGAGGGCGGCCTGGCCTCCGGAATCGTCAACACCGGCTACCAGGTCGGCTCGGCGCTCGGTCTCGCCGCGATGACCGCCGTCGCCGCCTCCCGCGGTGCCCGCGAGCTGGGAGACCCGGCCGCCCTCACCGGCGGCTTCTCCGCCGCCTTCGCCGGCGCCGGCCTGATCGCCCTGGCCGGCGCGGTCCTGGCCGCCGTGACCCTGCGGTCACCCCGTCCCGAGCCCCGTCCCGAATCCCGTCCCGGGTCCCGGCCGGCGTCCTCGGCCGGACGCGAGGGGGCCGGGAGCCGCTGA
- a CDS encoding cytochrome P450, whose amino-acid sequence MGDAPQHLTADGYLGRYESAAARDPANGPALLAGWLRSEWRPLFAELRSRRPILRTPAFTLVTRFPDVTEVLRNGDVFTVDGYASRLDPALGGPVMLTRDGTPMNWREKGLMQVMLPPEDVPRVRELVARTADRALDAAVPRGRIDAVGELFRPVCTAVCAEYFGLPVPDPAAPARWSRAIMTDVTANLAGDPEVHAASLAAGREMMDHLRRALEGRRAGGAADAGDVFARMLGTVLPGTPAWDDERILINVAGMLLGFLENAVGSMTHLVRQLLLRPEAHRAAALAAGGPDTAAFEGHFWEALRFDPFLKIITRVCVRDHVLAAGTPRETTVPAGTLVLAAVASAMFDETAVPEPGLFRPDRPPHTRLHFGHGPHACVGVHPGAAVITETVRRLLPRPGLRLLDPPDGVVARDRDVFPDRFWLGLGDESGAR is encoded by the coding sequence GTGGGCGATGCGCCGCAGCACCTCACCGCGGACGGTTACCTGGGCCGGTACGAATCGGCCGCCGCACGGGACCCGGCGAACGGGCCGGCGCTGCTGGCCGGGTGGCTGCGCAGCGAATGGCGTCCCCTGTTCGCCGAGCTGCGGAGCCGCCGGCCGATCCTGCGCACCCCCGCCTTCACGCTGGTGACCCGCTTCCCGGACGTCACCGAAGTGCTCCGGAACGGCGACGTCTTCACGGTGGACGGGTACGCCTCGCGGCTCGACCCGGCCCTCGGCGGACCGGTCATGCTCACGCGGGACGGCACCCCGATGAACTGGCGCGAGAAGGGGCTCATGCAGGTCATGCTGCCCCCCGAGGACGTGCCCCGGGTCCGGGAGCTGGTCGCGCGCACCGCCGACCGGGCGCTGGACGCGGCGGTCCCGCGCGGGCGGATCGACGCGGTCGGCGAGCTGTTCCGGCCCGTCTGCACCGCGGTGTGCGCGGAGTACTTCGGCCTCCCCGTCCCGGACCCGGCGGCGCCGGCGCGCTGGTCCAGGGCGATCATGACCGATGTCACCGCCAACCTCGCCGGCGACCCGGAGGTCCACGCCGCGTCGCTGGCGGCCGGCCGGGAGATGATGGACCACCTGCGACGAGCGCTGGAAGGACGCCGGGCGGGCGGCGCCGCGGACGCTGGGGACGTCTTCGCCCGCATGCTGGGCACCGTCCTTCCGGGCACCCCGGCCTGGGACGACGAGCGAATCCTGATCAACGTCGCGGGGATGCTGCTGGGCTTCCTGGAGAACGCGGTCGGCTCGATGACCCACCTGGTCCGGCAGCTGCTGCTCCGTCCCGAGGCCCACCGGGCCGCCGCCCTCGCCGCGGGCGGGCCGGACACCGCCGCGTTCGAGGGCCATTTCTGGGAGGCGCTGCGGTTCGACCCGTTCCTGAAGATCATCACGCGGGTCTGCGTCCGCGACCACGTCCTGGCGGCGGGCACCCCGCGCGAGACCACCGTGCCCGCCGGCACCCTCGTCCTGGCCGCGGTGGCCTCGGCCATGTTCGACGAGACCGCGGTGCCCGAGCCCGGCCTGTTCCGGCCCGACCGGCCGCCCCACACGCGCCTGCACTTCGGCCACGGCCCGCACGCCTGCGTGGGCGTCCACCCCGGCGCGGCGGTGATCACCGAGACGGTGCGCCGCCTGCTGCCACGCCCGGGCCTGCGGCTGCTCGACCCGCCGGACGGGGTGGTGGCCCGCGACCGGGACGTCTTCCCCGACCGGTTCTGGCTGGGGCTCGGCGACGAGAGCGGGGCGCGGTGA
- a CDS encoding peroxidase family protein, which translates to MSARGERISARGIATDGAANRLRYLALTHGRPLWRLAEAGRGVRLRLNAALIDSAIREMPGRPEPLSTRSGYTSWTSLTDRTYMARHLPPVPGRDEGRPPPDRAAGLFARGEEMIPCPRSTVLFAYFAQWFTDGFLRGDTEVPRDPRRTSSNHEIDVNPVYGLTEEQAGAIRAFDGGLLKSQIINGGEFPPHLCENGKIKSEFSALRVALFDLIDEPRRDTLFATGGDRGNAQIGFTMFTVLFLREHNRVARVLADAYPRWDDERLFQTARNIVIALVVKLVVEEYINHITPYHFRFLLDPALSKRLARAPWHRQNWASIEFNLVYRWHSLVPSELVAGGRELPLADTLFGSALLPEAGLGRLFEEASEQRAGRIGLFNTDPVLRDVDVASIAGSRAVDLAPYNDYRAHCRFPRVRRFEQISGDPRVHEALRDMYRDVDDVDLYVGLFAEEPGSARAILPPLLTKIIAIDAFSQALTNPLLAPRVCNAETFSPEGMRIIGGTRTISDVLHRNVPEDPRPRFVGMTWRGAR; encoded by the coding sequence GTGAGCGCGCGCGGCGAACGGATCAGCGCGCGCGGCATCGCCACCGACGGGGCGGCCAACCGGCTGCGGTACCTGGCCCTCACCCACGGCCGGCCGCTGTGGCGGCTGGCCGAGGCCGGCCGGGGAGTGCGGCTGCGCCTCAACGCCGCGCTGATCGACAGCGCGATCCGGGAGATGCCCGGGCGGCCGGAGCCGCTGAGCACCCGGTCCGGCTACACCTCGTGGACGTCCCTGACCGACCGGACCTACATGGCCCGGCACCTGCCGCCGGTGCCCGGCCGCGACGAGGGACGGCCCCCGCCGGACCGGGCGGCCGGCCTGTTCGCCCGGGGGGAGGAGATGATCCCCTGCCCCCGGTCGACGGTGCTGTTCGCCTACTTCGCCCAGTGGTTCACCGACGGGTTCCTGCGCGGCGACACCGAGGTCCCCCGGGACCCGCGCCGCACCAGCTCCAACCACGAGATCGACGTCAACCCGGTGTACGGGCTCACCGAGGAGCAGGCCGGCGCGATCCGCGCGTTCGACGGCGGGCTGCTGAAGAGCCAGATCATCAACGGCGGGGAGTTCCCGCCCCACCTGTGCGAGAACGGCAAGATCAAATCGGAGTTCTCGGCGCTGCGGGTGGCCCTGTTCGACCTGATCGACGAGCCGCGGCGCGACACCCTGTTCGCCACCGGCGGCGACCGGGGCAACGCGCAGATCGGCTTCACCATGTTCACCGTGCTGTTCCTGCGCGAGCACAACCGGGTGGCGCGGGTGCTGGCGGACGCGTACCCGAGATGGGACGACGAGCGGCTGTTCCAGACGGCCCGCAACATCGTGATCGCCCTCGTCGTCAAGCTGGTGGTCGAGGAGTACATCAACCACATCACCCCGTACCACTTCCGCTTCCTGCTCGACCCGGCGCTGAGCAAGCGGCTGGCCCGCGCGCCCTGGCACCGGCAGAACTGGGCGTCCATCGAGTTCAACCTGGTCTACCGCTGGCACAGCCTGGTCCCGTCCGAGCTGGTCGCCGGCGGCCGGGAACTGCCGCTGGCCGACACCCTGTTCGGCAGCGCGCTGCTGCCCGAGGCGGGGCTGGGACGGCTGTTCGAGGAGGCCTCCGAGCAGCGGGCCGGGCGCATCGGGCTGTTCAACACCGACCCCGTCCTGCGGGACGTGGACGTGGCGAGCATCGCCGGCTCCCGGGCGGTGGACCTGGCCCCCTACAACGACTACCGCGCGCACTGCCGCTTCCCCCGCGTCCGCCGCTTCGAGCAGATCTCCGGTGACCCCCGCGTCCACGAGGCCCTGCGCGACATGTACCGCGACGTGGACGACGTCGACCTGTACGTGGGCCTGTTCGCCGAGGAGCCCGGGTCGGCCAGGGCCATCCTCCCGCCCCTCCTCACCAAGATCATCGCGATCGACGCGTTCTCGCAGGCCCTGACCAATCCGCTGCTGGCGCCCCGGGTGTGCAACGCCGAGACGTTCTCCCCGGAGGGGATGCGGATCATCGGCGGCACCCGGACGATCTCGGACGTGCTGCACCGCAACGTCCCGGAGGACCCCCGGCCGCGATTCGTCGGCATGACCTGGCGCGGTGCCCGGTGA
- a CDS encoding MFS transporter, with product MTQEIDDTAARKDGPHPARWRILGFLGVAQLMLILDVTVVAIALPHIETDLGLSRQAVTWTVSAYTLTFGGLMLLGGRAADLIGARRVVLAGLLVFTLASLVTGFAGSAAVLLGGRIAQGLGAALLSPSALSLVVGLFDGAERNKALGVWSALGGGGAALGVLLGGLLTAGPGWPWVFYVNVPIGLVIIAALARMLPRQSVATPRPGLDALGAFLVTASSAALIYALIRAGDHGWLTAATGWLVLTAVIGYAAFTARQKTARSPMMDVALLVRRPVATGTFLILMATALMIAVFFLGTFYFQHARDLGALQTGLLFLPVAVATMAGADATGRAIARAGARWLAVAGLIAAAAGMALPALSLHPATVVTGMAIAGAGTGALFVVASATALGQVAPHESGVASGIVSTFHEFGASIGAAVVSSVAAASLVGDTLSGFSNGFVLAAVSAAVAAAVAAVLTPGRARAGAG from the coding sequence ATGACACAAGAGATCGACGACACCGCGGCGCGGAAGGACGGGCCCCATCCGGCGCGGTGGCGCATCCTGGGCTTCCTGGGCGTGGCCCAGCTCATGCTGATCCTCGACGTCACCGTCGTGGCCATCGCCCTGCCGCACATCGAGACCGACCTGGGCCTGAGCCGCCAGGCCGTGACATGGACGGTCAGCGCCTACACCCTGACGTTCGGCGGCCTCATGCTGCTGGGCGGGCGGGCCGCCGACCTGATCGGCGCCAGGCGGGTGGTCCTCGCCGGCCTGCTCGTCTTCACGCTGGCGTCGCTCGTGACCGGCTTCGCCGGCTCGGCCGCCGTGCTGCTGGGCGGCCGGATCGCGCAGGGGCTCGGTGCGGCGCTGCTGTCACCGTCCGCGCTGTCGCTCGTCGTGGGCCTGTTCGACGGTGCCGAACGGAACAAGGCACTCGGCGTCTGGTCCGCGCTCGGCGGCGGCGGCGCGGCCCTCGGCGTGCTCCTGGGCGGGCTGCTGACCGCCGGTCCGGGCTGGCCATGGGTCTTCTACGTCAACGTGCCCATCGGGCTGGTCATCATCGCCGCTCTCGCCCGGATGCTGCCGCGCCAGAGCGTGGCCACGCCCCGTCCCGGGCTCGACGCGCTCGGCGCGTTCCTGGTCACCGCCTCGTCCGCCGCGTTGATCTACGCCCTCATCCGCGCCGGGGACCACGGGTGGCTCACCGCCGCGACCGGGTGGCTCGTGCTGACGGCCGTGATCGGGTACGCGGCGTTCACGGCGAGGCAGAAGACCGCCAGGTCGCCCATGATGGACGTCGCGCTGCTGGTCCGCCGCCCGGTGGCGACCGGGACGTTCCTCATCCTGATGGCGACGGCCCTGATGATCGCGGTGTTCTTCCTCGGCACGTTCTACTTCCAGCACGCGCGGGATCTCGGCGCCCTCCAGACCGGGCTGCTGTTCCTCCCGGTCGCGGTGGCGACGATGGCCGGGGCCGACGCCACCGGCCGGGCCATCGCCAGGGCGGGGGCCCGGTGGCTCGCGGTGGCCGGGCTCATCGCCGCCGCGGCCGGCATGGCCCTGCCCGCCCTGTCGCTGCACCCCGCGACCGTCGTGACCGGCATGGCGATCGCGGGCGCCGGGACCGGCGCGCTGTTCGTCGTCGCGTCGGCGACCGCCCTCGGCCAGGTGGCCCCGCACGAGTCCGGCGTCGCGTCCGGCATCGTGAGCACGTTCCACGAGTTCGGCGCCTCCATCGGGGCCGCCGTCGTCTCCAGCGTGGCCGCGGCCAGCCTCGTCGGCGACACCCTCTCCGGATTCTCGAACGGCTTCGTCCTCGCGGCCGTCTCCGCGGCCGTCGCGGCGGCCGTGGCCGCGGTCCTGACCCCTGGCCGCGCCCGCGCCGGCGCCGGCTGA
- a CDS encoding heavy metal translocating P-type ATPase, which translates to MSTGDDPGRREAGASVVLDVGGMLRASEQNVVSSRLGRRPGVIAIEVNPVAQTATVTYDPARTSVAELRRWVIECGYHCAGQSVPSHICDPMEEPGPPGRPPHEVMGHGGHEGMSMAAMVADMRNRFLVALAFSIPILIWSPIGTEVLHVNAPVPFGLRQDVWALLLSLPVIFYSSWIFFDGAVRALRNRTLDMMVLVAVAVGSGWLYSLIVTLTGGGEVFYEAATVLAAFVLLGHWFEMRARGGANDAVRALLDLAPPKAIVLRDGAPVEIPSAEVAVGDLLLVRPGAKIAVDGTVEEGESEVDESMVTGESLPVHKAPGSAAVGATINKDGTLRVRATKVGADTALAQIVKLVQEAQNSKAPGQRLADRAAFWLVFVALVGGALTLAAWLLVGGRPFSAAILFAITVVVITCPDALGLATPTAIMVGTGLGARRGVLFKNAIALETSAHVQTVVMDKTGTLTKGEPEVTDVIADGVDEGEMLRLVAAVERESEHPLAQAIVRHADSRGVGTVRAGRFENVPGHGAVAQVDGRRVLVGNRRLMEREGIDLGPLAARRDELAATGRTAVIVAVDGRAAGLVAMADAPRETSAAAVAALHDLGVEVVMLTGDNRATAERIAERLGIDTVIAEVLPGDKAAKVAELQRTGRKVAMVGDGVNDAPALARADLGVAIGAGTDVAIETADLVLMRSDPLDVPVALRIGRGTFRKMRQNLGWAIGYNAIALPIAAGVFEPSFGLVLRPEIAALTMSGSSLIVAVNALALKRLRLPAS; encoded by the coding sequence ATGAGCACTGGTGACGACCCCGGGCGGCGGGAGGCGGGCGCCTCCGTCGTGCTGGACGTCGGCGGGATGCTCCGGGCCTCCGAGCAGAACGTGGTGAGTTCCAGGCTGGGGCGGCGCCCCGGCGTCATCGCGATCGAGGTGAACCCGGTCGCGCAGACGGCGACGGTGACCTACGACCCCGCGCGCACCTCGGTGGCGGAGCTGCGCCGCTGGGTGATCGAGTGCGGCTACCACTGCGCGGGGCAGTCGGTGCCGTCCCACATCTGCGACCCCATGGAGGAGCCCGGCCCGCCGGGGCGCCCCCCGCACGAGGTGATGGGGCACGGCGGGCACGAGGGCATGTCGATGGCGGCGATGGTGGCCGACATGCGCAACCGGTTCCTGGTGGCGCTGGCCTTCTCGATCCCGATCCTGATCTGGTCGCCCATCGGCACCGAGGTGCTGCACGTGAACGCGCCCGTCCCGTTCGGGCTGCGCCAGGACGTGTGGGCCCTGCTGCTCAGCCTGCCGGTGATCTTCTACTCGTCCTGGATCTTCTTCGACGGGGCGGTGCGGGCCCTGCGGAACCGGACGCTGGACATGATGGTCCTGGTCGCCGTGGCGGTCGGCTCCGGCTGGCTGTACTCCCTGATCGTCACGCTGACCGGAGGCGGCGAGGTCTTCTACGAGGCCGCCACCGTGCTGGCGGCGTTCGTCCTGCTCGGGCACTGGTTCGAGATGAGGGCCCGCGGCGGCGCCAACGACGCCGTCCGCGCCCTGCTCGACCTCGCGCCGCCCAAGGCGATCGTGCTGCGCGACGGTGCGCCGGTGGAGATCCCCTCCGCCGAGGTGGCCGTCGGTGACCTGCTGCTGGTACGCCCCGGCGCCAAGATCGCCGTTGACGGGACGGTCGAGGAGGGCGAGAGCGAGGTCGACGAGTCGATGGTCACCGGCGAGAGCCTGCCGGTGCACAAGGCCCCCGGCTCCGCGGCGGTCGGGGCGACCATCAACAAGGACGGCACCCTGCGCGTCCGGGCCACCAAGGTCGGCGCCGACACCGCGCTCGCCCAGATCGTCAAGCTCGTCCAGGAGGCCCAGAACTCCAAGGCGCCCGGCCAGCGCCTGGCCGACCGGGCCGCGTTCTGGCTGGTGTTCGTCGCCCTGGTCGGCGGCGCGCTGACCCTGGCGGCCTGGCTGCTGGTCGGCGGCCGGCCGTTCTCGGCCGCGATCCTGTTCGCCATCACCGTGGTCGTGATCACCTGCCCCGACGCCCTCGGCCTGGCCACCCCCACCGCGATCATGGTCGGGACGGGGCTCGGCGCCAGGCGCGGCGTGCTGTTCAAGAACGCGATCGCCCTGGAGACCTCCGCGCACGTCCAGACCGTCGTGATGGACAAGACCGGCACCCTCACCAAGGGGGAGCCCGAGGTCACCGACGTGATCGCCGACGGCGTCGACGAGGGCGAGATGCTGCGCCTGGTGGCCGCGGTGGAACGCGAGTCCGAGCATCCCCTCGCGCAGGCCATCGTCCGCCACGCCGACTCGCGGGGGGTGGGCACGGTCCGTGCCGGGCGCTTCGAGAACGTGCCCGGGCACGGCGCCGTCGCCCAGGTGGACGGGCGGCGCGTCCTGGTGGGCAACCGGCGCCTGATGGAACGTGAGGGGATCGATCTCGGCCCGCTCGCCGCCCGCCGCGACGAGCTGGCCGCCACCGGGCGGACGGCCGTGATCGTCGCGGTCGACGGACGGGCCGCCGGCCTGGTCGCCATGGCCGACGCCCCCCGCGAGACCTCGGCGGCGGCCGTCGCCGCGCTGCACGATCTCGGTGTCGAGGTCGTCATGCTGACCGGTGACAACCGGGCCACCGCCGAGCGGATCGCCGAGCGGCTGGGCATCGACACCGTGATCGCCGAGGTCCTGCCGGGCGACAAGGCCGCCAAGGTCGCCGAGCTCCAGCGGACGGGCCGCAAGGTCGCCATGGTCGGCGACGGCGTCAACGACGCCCCCGCCCTGGCCCGCGCCGACCTGGGCGTGGCCATCGGCGCCGGGACCGACGTGGCCATCGAGACCGCCGACCTGGTGCTCATGCGCTCGGACCCCCTCGACGTGCCCGTGGCCCTGCGCATCGGCCGCGGAACCTTCCGGAAGATGCGCCAGAACCTCGGCTGGGCCATCGGCTACAACGCCATCGCCCTGCCCATCGCCGCGGGCGTCTTCGAGCCGTCCTTCGGCCTCGTCCTGCGTCCCGAGATCGCGGCGCTGACCATGTCGGGGTCCAGCCTCATCGTCGCGGTGAACGCCCTCGCCCTCAAGCGCCTGCGTCTACCGGCCTCCTGA
- a CDS encoding oxygenase MpaB family protein, which translates to MASEQTTMTEDTGTEPAGTARGPEPVPFGPGSILWEEIGLYSSAIAGNSAFILQTMHPAIGTVVDRLSSFRTDPLGRAARSFASVQTWVYGGPAAIEEGRRLREMHKPLSAVDEDGTRHHALSAEPWAWVHLTGFYAAVTAARYFAPAPMTPAEERQVYEEFLNLGRILRVPERMFPETVADFWVYFADMVAGTLVPHKVAREVLDRMDRLPPGVPVPARPLVAPLSMTGGRLARFIAVGTLPPGAREKLGLSWSEADERRLRAVGAVIGRGTRRLPERLRYMPIAYHARQAARAQERLERALAERPL; encoded by the coding sequence ATGGCGAGCGAGCAGACGACGATGACCGAGGACACGGGCACCGAGCCCGCCGGGACGGCTCGCGGCCCCGAGCCCGTCCCCTTCGGCCCGGGGTCGATCCTGTGGGAGGAGATCGGCCTGTACTCCTCGGCGATCGCGGGGAACAGCGCGTTCATCCTGCAGACGATGCATCCGGCCATCGGCACCGTGGTCGATCGGCTGTCGAGTTTCCGCACCGACCCGCTCGGGCGCGCGGCCCGCAGCTTCGCCTCGGTGCAGACCTGGGTGTACGGCGGCCCGGCCGCGATCGAGGAGGGGCGGCGCCTGCGCGAGATGCACAAACCGCTCAGCGCGGTCGATGAGGACGGCACGCGGCACCACGCGCTGTCGGCCGAACCCTGGGCCTGGGTCCACCTCACCGGCTTCTACGCCGCCGTCACCGCCGCCCGCTACTTCGCGCCCGCGCCGATGACCCCCGCCGAGGAACGGCAGGTCTACGAGGAGTTCCTCAACCTCGGCCGGATCCTGCGGGTCCCCGAGCGGATGTTCCCCGAGACCGTCGCCGACTTCTGGGTCTACTTCGCGGACATGGTCGCCGGCACCCTCGTGCCCCACAAGGTCGCCCGCGAGGTCCTCGACCGGATGGACCGGCTCCCGCCCGGCGTCCCGGTGCCGGCGCGTCCGCTGGTGGCACCTCTCAGCATGACCGGCGGGCGCCTGGCGCGGTTCATCGCCGTCGGCACGCTGCCGCCCGGAGCGCGGGAGAAGCTCGGCCTGTCCTGGAGCGAGGCGGACGAGCGCCGCCTCCGCGCCGTCGGGGCGGTCATCGGGCGCGGTACGCGCCGGCTGCCCGAACGCCTCCGATACATGCCGATCGCCTACCACGCCCGGCAGGCCGCCCGTGCCCAGGAGCGGCTCGAGCGGGCCCTGGCGGAACGGCCGCTGTAG